TCCATCATCCGGGTTTAATATCCGGATACCCTGGTTGCTAAAAACCCATAATCCGAATTCATTTTGCCATATAGCTGTAATTGGTGATGGTTGTTCATTAGAAAAAGGGAAATGCTGTGTGAGCTGTACCTGACCTTTCTTAAAAAGTCCATTCTTCTCAGTTCCAATCCAGAGATCTGAATTCTCTGACTCAAAAATAGATGCCACCCTGAAACCTTCTCTCGCCAGGGTATCGAACGGATACGTGACCGTAGTTCCAGAAACTTTTGCCAATCCACCTGTCTTTGTAGCAACCCATAGTGATTCATCCAGATCTTCATGAATATGAGTTACCGTATCATCTTTAAGACCATTACTTATTGTAATTTGCTCACTGTACCGACCATTGAATTTTACCAGCCCCTCTCCTTCTATACCAAGCCAAATTAATCCATCCTTTGTTTGATGGATGGTGGTGATATTGTTGCCGGGCAATCCGCTTTTATCGGAATAGTTCTTTACATCCAGCAACTGTGCATGTGCTAAGTTACCGGCTACTGCAAATAAGAGAAAAAATAGGTACAACTGAATACTTCTTCGACACATAATCTCAGTTGTTAGAAAGGTTGGTTTTAATTGAATCGAGCTGAGATAAATATTTTTGATAAATATTCTCTGAGTGGGGGATATTACCAACATCAGATACTATATTTGAAGCGTGGATAAGATAAAATTCGATGAAGTCTTGAAGTTTTTCATTAGCTAATGCATTTGTTGAAACGTACATGTAAAGGGTCCTGGAAAGTGGCTGATAAGTGCCATTTTTAACTGAGTTTTCAGTTGGGGTAATAGGACCATCTCCATTTTCAGGATTTTGATCATCTATAGGTATCAGCTTAAGAGAGAAATAATTTTCCTTATAGTATGCGAACCCAAAAAATCCCAACCCGTATTTATTATCAGCCACCCCATCCACTAAAAGTATATCGTTTTCGGAGGCGACATAATCCCCCCTGCTTGAGCCGTAATCTAAAATAACCTCTGAAAAGTAGTCGTAGGTCCCGGAGGCACTGCTGGGGCCAAAAAGCTGAATAGGTTCGTCTGGCCATGAAGACCTTATATCTTTCCAGGTCTTTATTTCTTTTTCGTTTTTAAGACTCCAGAGCTTTTGTAACTCCTGAACCGTAAAAAAATCAACCCAATAATTTTCTGAGTTAACAACCAATGCAATACCATCTTTGCCGACTTCTATTTCCATAAATTCGATGCTATTGTCGGTACAAGATCGAGCTTCCTGTTTCGTGATCTTTCTGGATGCGTTGGCAATTTCTATGATGCCCGCACACAGCTTGTTAAATCCGCCTGAAGTTCCTGAAATGGTATGAGAAAAGGTCAGTCCATCTTGTTCAACACTAAATTCCTGGATAATCTTTTCAGAAATTGGGTAAACGGTACTGGAACCATCAATACTTATGAGAGAAGATTTATTTCGCTGCAAAAAATCGCAGGAGGTAAGAAAAAAGGATAAAAGAACAAACAGAACTGCCCTGATCATGTACAAAAATTGAGTGAGAAATTATCCTCTAACATACAATTCACAGTTTAATAAACTATTAAATACTTCACTGAAACTGAGGGGCTATGTAAAGTTTCTGTTAGTTTTTTGAATTAGTTCGGCTGCTTCGCTGAAATGAATAAAAAAGGCTATAACACCCATAAGCGGAGGCTACCCGCTTTACGTCTCGATCAATAAGCCGCTCTTCTTGCATTAGCAAACCGCACCAGCGATAGCATCACAGGCACTTCAATTAAAACACCAACAACGGTTACTAAAGCTGCACCAGACTGCAGTCCGAATAAAGCGATAGCCACAGCAACAGCGAGCTCAAAGAAATTACTGGCTCCTATCATAGATCCCGGAGCACAGACCTGATACGGAAGTCCCAGCCATTTTCCGCCAAACCACGCAATCCCGAAAATGAAATAGGTTTGAATAATCAGGGGAATGGCAATGAAAATAATATCCAGAGGCTGAGAAATAATACGTTCTCCCTGGTAAGCAAATAGGAGAATGAGCGTAATCAGCAGTGCTGAGATCGAAACCGGTTTGAATCTGGGTAAAAATTTATGGGTGTACCATTCCTTCCCTTTCTGAGCAATTACTACTTTGTGTGTCAGATACCCGGCAACCAACGGAATCACCACAAACACGATAATGGAAGCTGCCAATGTATTCCAGGGAATGGTTATATCAGTGATGCCTAACAATAATCCTACTATCGGAATGAATAGCACCAGGATCAGCAAATCATTTACAGAAACCTGTACAAGCGTATAGTTTGGATCCCCATCCGATAAGTATGACCATACAAAAACCATTGCCGTACAAGGAGCAGCTCCAAGTAAAATAGCACCGGCAATATACTGGTCGGCCAACTCCGGACTCAGCCACGCCGAATAGAGCTGATCAAAGAAGATCCATGCAAAAAACGCCATCGTGAAAGGTTTTATGGCCCAGTTAATGATAACGGTCCATACCACACCTTTGGGCGATTTTCGGATCTCTTTAAGCGATCCGAAATCAACCTGCAGCATCATTGGGTAAATCATCAGCCAAATCAGAATAGCCACGGGAATGTTTACTTTATAGATCTCCCACCGGCTGATAACCTCTATAGAGTCTCCGGCCAAATATCCAACTCCAATTCCGATTCCAATACATAGCAGTACCCAAACCGTCAGGTACCGCTCGAAAAAGTCCATTCTTTTTTGTTTATCCGACATGTTAACAACAGGCTCCGGCTTTGGCTGTTCGGGTTAAACTTGGCTTACAAACCGTTGGCTTGACCATTAAATCTATAACCAACCTTTCTTGCTGTACAGCAAAATTTTGAATTGAATATCTGCTGGTGGGGTGATCAGAATCACCGAATTCTATGAATAATTCCGCTTCATTTTGATATGACTTCTTTTGCCCAACCAAGTCAATGATTTTAAGTGCTTTATTGGTTGTCCATTCAGCTGTCTTGTAGGAGTTCTCATTCACCCAAAGCTGGATGACTGTCTCATTGTATGAATGTTGATTCCCGCCACAATCCACAGAGTCAACAGAATGATGCTGTATCTCAGTGATGTGCAGATCGCCTGAAATAATAGTGTTATCCGGAAGGCTGAACTGAAGTTCTTTGCCGGAATTATTAACCAATGTATTTATAAATGTTGAAGTATTCATTTTATCGTATTTATGCGATTAATTTGGATAAATTTTTTAGACCTTGCTCACCATATAAAACATCTCTGTTGCAATCTGAAAGCACCGTTCATCATAAGTTTCTTTTTCTGCATTAGTGCCATCAGATTCTTTTGGATCCCGATAGGTAATGGATATTCTAAATTCAGCTCCGGGCACAAAAGGACAGTTTTCGTCGGCATCAGAGCATGTCATGATAGCAGCAAAAGATGTATCAGGATTGAAATCATCATCAAAGGTTTTAGAGAAACAGATAAGCGGCTCGGCTTTTTCGTCAAACTTTACCATATATCTGGGATTTTCGCCGCCGGAATTTTTCACCATAAATCCGGCTCTTTCAATGGCTGCTACCGCCCTTGAATTGAAAGCTGTGGCTTCAGTTCCACCCGAATAGGTTTGGATGTTTTTGAGACCAAGCTGATGGGCTGCAACAGCTGTCCAAATCTGCGCCAAATGACTTCTTCTGCTGTTATGTGTACAAATGAAGTTCAGCTTTACGGGTTGATCTTTCTCAATCTTTGAACGGATATAATCAGCCAATTTCCCCAGTCTTTCTTTTCTTTCCGGGAGAATGGAATTAAAATCAGACTCCAGATTTTTTGTGTATTTTTTTAATTCTTTATACATCAGTTCTGTAATTAACAGCAGCCCGAACCGGGTTCACAGGCATTAGCATTGGCATTTCCAAGCATGGTCACCGCTTGCTGTTTAGTTGATTTATTTTCACCACCCTTTTGAGCGAAAACAGTAATACTGTAAATACCGGTTCCGCCAGAGTTAAATTCGACAATCTCATCTTCACTTAGATACTGATTCAGAATGTCATCGGGGATCTCAATAGGTTTCTGTTTCTGTATAGTGATATTTTCAAATCCGGCTTCTTTGATGTAGTCCAGATACGTTTCTTTCTGAATAGCTCCTGCTACACATCCGGCATACATTTCTGCGTCTTCTCTAAGCGCTTCAGGGAGATCTCCTTCCAGCACGATGTCGGAAATGCTGAAATGTCCGCCAGGTTTAAGTACCCTGTAGATTTCTGAAAATACTTTGGGCTTATTGGGCACCAGGTTTAATACACAGTTACTAACAACCACATCAGCTACGTTATCGGAAACAGGCATCTCCTCGATATCACCAGAACGAAATTCAACATTATTGAACCCAAGCTTGTCAGCATTTTCACGGGCTTTTTTAATCATCGGTTCCGCAAAATCAATTCCCAGAACTTTACCTGTTTCACCGGATTCATGCCGGGCTACAAAGCAATCATTCCCGGCTCCTGAACCCAAATCAATTACATAATCACCTGTCTGGATTTTTGCGAATTGAGTGGGAAGACCACAACCCAGACCTAAATCCGCCTCGGCGTTATAGCCTTCAAGTTCACTATAATCATCCGTCATGATATTATAAACCTTGGTGGATTCTCCTCCAGCTCCACAACAAGATCGGGCATTATAGTCTTTGCCTTGTTCGCTGATCTCAGAATACTTCCTGCGAACGGTTTCTTTGAGTTCTTCGGGGGATTTTTTTTTGGTTTTCATATTAGCAGCAGGTTGGCTTTGGTATTGAAATTTCTTCGATCATAACTTCCATCACAGATTTGAATTCAGCCAAATTATCCTCGTCAAAGCAATAGCAAGTTCTCACCCCTTCGATCTCGCCTTTAATAATTCCGGCCGACTTCAAAGCCTTTAAATGTTGCGAAACAGTGGATTGCGCAAGTGGTAATTCTTCTGTTATATCTCCACAGTAACAGGCATTCGTTTTAGCCAAGATTTGTAGAATTGCAATCCGTGCCG
The genomic region above belongs to Gracilimonas sp. and contains:
- a CDS encoding PstS family phosphate ABC transporter substrate-binding protein; its protein translation is MQRNKSSLISIDGSSTVYPISEKIIQEFSVEQDGLTFSHTISGTSGGFNKLCAGIIEIANASRKITKQEARSCTDNSIEFMEIEVGKDGIALVVNSENYWVDFFTVQELQKLWSLKNEKEIKTWKDIRSSWPDEPIQLFGPSSASGTYDYFSEVILDYGSSRGDYVASENDILLVDGVADNKYGLGFFGFAYYKENYFSLKLIPIDDQNPENGDGPITPTENSVKNGTYQPLSRTLYMYVSTNALANEKLQDFIEFYLIHASNIVSDVGNIPHSENIYQKYLSQLDSIKTNLSNN
- the arsB gene encoding ACR3 family arsenite efflux transporter, which translates into the protein MSDKQKRMDFFERYLTVWVLLCIGIGIGVGYLAGDSIEVISRWEIYKVNIPVAILIWLMIYPMMLQVDFGSLKEIRKSPKGVVWTVIINWAIKPFTMAFFAWIFFDQLYSAWLSPELADQYIAGAILLGAAPCTAMVFVWSYLSDGDPNYTLVQVSVNDLLILVLFIPIVGLLLGITDITIPWNTLAASIIVFVVIPLVAGYLTHKVVIAQKGKEWYTHKFLPRFKPVSISALLITLILLFAYQGERIISQPLDIIFIAIPLIIQTYFIFGIAWFGGKWLGLPYQVCAPGSMIGASNFFELAVAVAIALFGLQSGAALVTVVGVLIEVPVMLSLVRFANARRAAY
- a CDS encoding DUF6428 family protein; the encoded protein is MNTSTFINTLVNNSGKELQFSLPDNTIISGDLHITEIQHHSVDSVDCGGNQHSYNETVIQLWVNENSYKTAEWTTNKALKIIDLVGQKKSYQNEAELFIEFGDSDHPTSRYSIQNFAVQQERLVIDLMVKPTVCKPSLTRTAKAGACC
- a CDS encoding protein-tyrosine-phosphatase, with product MYKELKKYTKNLESDFNSILPERKERLGKLADYIRSKIEKDQPVKLNFICTHNSRRSHLAQIWTAVAAHQLGLKNIQTYSGGTEATAFNSRAVAAIERAGFMVKNSGGENPRYMVKFDEKAEPLICFSKTFDDDFNPDTSFAAIMTCSDADENCPFVPGAEFRISITYRDPKESDGTNAEKETYDERCFQIATEMFYMVSKV
- a CDS encoding arsenite methyltransferase codes for the protein MKTKKKSPEELKETVRRKYSEISEQGKDYNARSCCGAGGESTKVYNIMTDDYSELEGYNAEADLGLGCGLPTQFAKIQTGDYVIDLGSGAGNDCFVARHESGETGKVLGIDFAEPMIKKARENADKLGFNNVEFRSGDIEEMPVSDNVADVVVSNCVLNLVPNKPKVFSEIYRVLKPGGHFSISDIVLEGDLPEALREDAEMYAGCVAGAIQKETYLDYIKEAGFENITIQKQKPIEIPDDILNQYLSEDEIVEFNSGGTGIYSITVFAQKGGENKSTKQQAVTMLGNANANACEPGSGCC
- a CDS encoding metalloregulator ArsR/SmtB family transcription factor, producing the protein MAITKAQLFNKKQIKAAEFAKAIAHPARIAILQILAKTNACYCGDITEELPLAQSTVSQHLKALKSAGIIKGEIEGVRTCYCFDEDNLAEFKSVMEVMIEEISIPKPTCC